Genomic segment of Conexibacter woesei Iso977N:
CGACAACGCGCTCTTCGTCGGCCAGGAGCTCTTCGCCAGCCGCGTCCGGACAATGGCCGCCATGTCCTACATCTCAACCCGCCTCGCCGACCAACTCGCCGGCGCCGATCCCCCACCCTTCACCCTGACCCACGCCGTCGCCTTCGACCCCGACACGGGCACCCTCCGCACCTACTCGCTGTCAACCCCAGGCGAGCACCCGGACCTCCCCTACGACGCAACGTCCTACGACCCTGGCGACTAGTCACACCGTCGGTCAGGCGGAACGGTGGAGGTGTTGAGGGGACGGTCGCTCAGTCGCGGTGTTCGATCAGGCGGGACATGATGATCTGGGAGCGGGTGCGGATGACGGCGGATTCGCGCTGGAGCTCCATGATGATGCGCTCGAGGTCCTGGGGGTCGCGGGCGCGGACGCGGACGATGCAGTCGGCGTCGCCGGTCACCGACCAGGCTTCGGCGATCTCGGGGATCGGTCGCAGCGAGTCGCGGACCTCGCCGAGGCCGATGCCGGGGGCGTAGAAGAGCTCGATCAGCGCCTCGGTCGTCGCCCCCAGCGCGGCGGGATCCACCAGCGCGGTGAACCCGCGCAACACCCCACGCTCGCGAAGACGGTCGATGCGGCGCTTGACCGCCGGCGCGCTCAGCGACACCTGGCGGCCGACGTCGTCGTACGTCGCCCGGCCGTCTTCGACCAGGCACGCAAGGATCTTGCGGTCGACCTCGTCGGCGTGCAAGGAATCGCTCATCACCGGCAGGATAATGGGGTTGAGCGCGCGTCGCCCCAGATCTAGCCTTTCTGGCATGGCCGATCTGCGACCCGTGATCCGTGTGCTCTTCGACGAGGCCCATCAGGAGGCCTGGACCGTGCGCCCGGAGGTCGCGGCGAAGATGCAGCCGACGCACCCGGCCGATGCTTCCTACGCGCGCGCGGCCGACCTCCTGCGCGCGCGGCGCGCCGACGTCGTCGTCAACGAGGACGCGACGCTCGAGGACTGGATGCTGAGCGAGGCCGACGTCGTCGTCATCGCGCACCCGTCCGCCCCGAAGTGGGAAGCGACCACGGGCGTCGGCGACCCGATCCTGACGCGCGCCGAGCTCGACGCGCTCGAGGCCTACGTCAACGCCGGCGGCGGGCTGATCGTCCTCGGTGAGAGCGAGCAGGACAAGTACGACAACAACCTCAACGAGCTCCTGCGGCGCTTCGGCGTCCAGATCGAGCACGCCACGGTCCAGGACTACGACAACAACTTGAACGCCAGCACGGCGTGGGTCCGTGCGCACCTCGGCAACGGGCGGCGTGGCGCGGACGGCGACCTGCTCGCAGGTGTCTCCGGCGCCGTCTTCTACCGCGCGGGAACGCTCACCGTCACGCACGCGGGCGCCGACTTCCAGGTCCTCGCCCGCACTGCCCCCACGGCCTCTGCACCCAACGCCCCGCTCGCGCTGGCGCTGAGGCACGGCAAGGGCCGCGTCGCCGTCTTCGCCGACTCCGACCTCTTCGGCGACGACTGCATCGGCGACCTCGGCCACGCCACGTTCTTCACCAACGTCGTCGCCTGGGCCGCGCAGCACGCCTACGCGACGCCCGCCGCGCCCGACCGCTCCGAGGCCGAGCAGGACCCCGCCTGGGCCAAGCTCAAGACCGCGACCGACGCCCTGCGCCTGCTCCAGGCCGCCGACGGCTCGATCGACATGGACAAGAACGACCGCGCCGGGGTCACCGCGCTGGTCAGGGACATGGTCGACGGCATTGAGGGCCTCGCCCCCAGGTTCCCCCACGAGGCCGACTACCTCAGGGCGGCGGTCAACGACCTCAACCACTGGGACCCGGCCACCAAGCCCGACTTCACCGCCGCGCTCGACGCGTTCCGCCCGGACCTCCACCGCACCGACGCGATCGAGCACCTCGTCCTCTTCCCCATGTACCTGCAGAACGGCTCGTCGCGCGACACGCGCTTCGAGGCGGTCCTGATCCGGACGCCCTGGCCCGAGTGGCTCGCCGACCTCGAACGCGACCGTTACGACAACGCCAAGTTCGTCCCGATCACGCTCACCGACTCCACCAACGGCTACGACTCGGAGTGCGCGACGCTCTTCCCCGAGACCGTCGCCGTCGCCGGCCGCCCCGCCAACCACTTCGGCGGCATCTTCTGCGACCGCGAGGCCGAGCGCTTCCGCCGCGTCGTCTCCGCCGCCGCCGACACCGTCGGCCTGAACCTCCCGCCCGACGCCGCCGCGCTGCTGCGATCCGAGCGCCTCTCGCTCGACACCTACGTGTTGTGGGACCTCGTCCACGACCGCGCGCACAGCCGCGGCGACCTCCCGTTCGACCCCTTCATGATCCGCCAGCGCATGCCGTACTGGATGTACTCGCTGGAGGAGCTGCGCTGCGACCTCACCGCCTTCGGCGAGGCCGTCAAGCTCGAGTCCGAGGGCATGGCCTTCGCCAGGAACGTCCAGTACGCGGTCCTCTTCGACCGCATCTTCCGCTTCCCCGTCACCGGCCCGCGCGTGCGCAACTACGACGGCCTCGGCGGCCAGCTGCTGTTCGCCTACCTGCACCGCCACGGCTTCGTGCACTGGACCGACAACCGCCTGACCGTCGAGTGGGACCGCCTCGCCGAGGGCGTCGGCGGCCTGCGCACCGAGGTCGAGACGCTGTACCGCGAGGGCATCGACCGCTCCAAGCTCGCCCAGTGGGGCGCCGCGCACGACCTCGTCGCCCGCTACGTCCCGGCCGCCTCGGGCTCGACCTGGACGGCGACCGCCCGCACGTACGCCGACGTCGAGGACCCGCGCCCGTACATCGACGACGTCAAGCCCGACGAGTTCCCGCTGAGCATGTTCTACACCTCGCTCAAGGCCAAGCTGGAGCCCACCCTCGTGCGGCCGCCGCGCGCTACGGTCGCGGCATGACGAAGCCTCTCGAAGGACGCCGGATCGCCGTCGCCGGGGCCGGTGGCGGTCTCGGCCCCGCGGTCTGCCAGGCGCTGGTCGACGCCGGCGCCTGGGTCGCCGCGGCCGACCGCAGCAAGGACCACGCCGCGCCGGTCAGCGAGATCGCCCACGTGACACACGGCGTCGACCTCCTCACCGAGGAGGGCGCGCAGGGCTGGGCGCAAGAGCTGGGAGAAGTCGACGGCGTGCTGCACCTGGTCGGCGGCTGGCGCGGCGGCGACACCGTCGAGGCGATGGACCTCGCCGACCTCGACCTCCTCGAGGGCCTGCTCTTCCACACCCTCGTCCACACCACCCGCGCCTTCGCGCCGCTGCTGAAGGCCGCCGGGACGAACGGCCGCTTCGCGACCGTCTCCTCCAACGTCGTCGCCAGGCCGACCGCCGGCAACGCCGCCTACGCCGCCACCAAGGCCGCCGCCGAGGCGTGGACCCTCACGCTCGCCGCCGAGCTGGCCGAGACCGGCGGGACCGCCAACGTCGCCGTCGTCAACGCGATCGTCACGCCCCAGATGCGCGCCGAGAACCCCGACAAGGCCTACAAGACGTTCACCGACACCGACGAGATCGCCGCCGGCCTCGTCTACCTGTGCTCGGACGCGGCGCGCAAGGTCAACGGCCAGCGCCTGCACCTCCACGGCTAGCCTGGACACCCACATGCGCGCGTTCGCCTCCGACAACTACGCCGGCGCCCACCCCGAGGTCCTCGCGGCCATCGCGGAGGCCAACGCCGACCACGCCGTCTCCTACGGCGCCGACCCCTGGACGGCCAAGGCCACCGAGCTGATCAAGGACCAGTTCGGCCCGGCCGCCCAGCCGTGGATCGTCTTCAACGGCACCGCCGCCAACGTCCTCAGCCTCGGCGCGCTCACGCGCTCGTGGGAGTGCGTCGTCACGCCGGATACCTCCCACCTCCACGTCGACGAGGCCGCCGCGCCCGAGCGGATGGCGCAGATCAAGCTGCTGACGCTCCCGACCCAGGGCAGCGGCAAGCTCCACCCCGCGCAGATCGAGCCGCTGCTCGCCCGCCAAGGTGATGAACATGCTCCGCAGGTCCGCGTGATCTCGGTCGCCAACACCACCGAGCTCGGGACCGTCTACTCCGTCGAGGAGACCCGCCAGCTCGCGGACGTCGCCCACGCCAACGGCCTGTTCCTGCACGTGGACGGCTCGCGCCTGGCCAACGCCGCGGTCGCCAACGGCGCCTCGCTCGCCGACCTCACGACCAACGCCGGCGTCGACGCCGTCTCCTTCGGCCTGACCAAGAACGGCGCGCTCGGCGTCGAGGTCGTCGTCTTCCTCAAGGAGCCGGGCCCGGACGGCTTCGCCTGGCTGCGCAAGCAGCACGCGCAGCTGTCCTCCAAGATGCGCTTCATGAGCGCGCAGGTCGTCGCGCTGCTGGAGGATGGCCTGTGGCAGCGCAGCGCCGAGCACGCCAACGCGATGGCCCAGCTGCTCGCCCAGCGCGTCGCGACGATCCCGGGCGTCAAGGTCACGCGCCCCGTCCAGGCCAACGCGGTCTTCGCGATCCTGCCGCCCGCGCTGGCCGACGCCGTCCGCCCCGAGTTCCCCTTCTACACCTGGGACGAGTCCACCGGCGAGGTCCGCTGGATGTGCTCCTGGGACACGACCGAGGCCGACGTGAGCGGCTTCGCGACGGCCCTGGAGCAGGCGGCCGCCGCGGTGTAAAGTTGCGCGGTGAGCGACACCGCGCAGCTGCTCGAGACCTACCAGCCGCATCTGAAGTACGACCAGCAGGAGATGTACTTCGCCGATGCGGCGGAGATGTTCGTCAGGTCGCCCGGGATGCGGCTGCGACGGGCCGGCGACGCCACCGACTTCAAGGTCGCCGGCGCCGGCCTGGACCTCGCGTTCCTGAGCTCCGACCCGTACCCCGGCACGCAGTTCAGGTGGGCGGAGTGGGACACGCTCGGCTGCCCGGACAGGAACTACGCGTCCCGTGCCGCGACGCTGCACATGGACCCCAACATCGCCAACGTGGTCTACGGGCATGTCGTCGAGGACAGCGACAGGGTCACGTGGCTGCAGTACTGGTACTGCTACTTCTACAACGACTACAACCTGATCGGCAGGATCATCAGGGCCGGCCTGCACGAGGGCGACTGGGAGATGGTCCAGCTCCGCCTCGGCGGCCCGGACCGCACGCCCGACCTCGCCGTCTACGCCCAGCACAGGCACGCCGAGCCGCGCGCGTGGTCGAGGGTCGAGAAGGTCGCGGGCACGCAGCGCCCGGTCGTCTACGTCGCGCGCGGGTCGCATGCCGCGTACTTCGCAGCGGGCAGGCACTGGACCGGCGTGTGGTTCGACCACGCCGACGGCAGGCGTGCCAGCCCGGACCGCCAGCGCCTCGTCGAGGTCGTCAGCGGCGACGCGACCAGGCGCTGGATCCGCTGGCTCGGCCACTGGGGCGACACGCGCTCCGCGGGCGCGCCGCAGGACGACGACTCGCCGCGCTCGCCCGGCGTCCACAGGCAGTGGCTGGACCCGCTCGCGCTGCTCGACGCCCCACCCGCCGCCGCGCCCGCGGTCGAGGACCGCCCGCCCGCGCCCGCCGCGCCCCGCATCGCCGTGGCCCGGACCGGCGAGACCGCGCGGCTGACCTGGGACGCCACCGGCGAAGCGCCCCGCGCGCTGACCATCACCATCAACTCGCCCGACGAGCGCAGGCCGCCGCAGACCAGGAACGTCGAGGTCGACGGCACCCGCGGCGAGGTCGAGCTGCCGACCGTCGAGCCGGGCAAGGCCTATGACATCCGCGTCAGCGAGGTCTCGCGCGAAGGCCTCGCCTCGCCCGCAGCGCGCGCCGACCTCGCGAGGGGCTGACTAGCCGAACTGCGCGACGGCCGCGTCGAGCGCGACCGGGTGCAGTTCCGGCGCGGCGGCCAGCGCGTCCGGCAGCGGCTGCGCGTGGACGATCGCCAGCGCGCGCGTCGAGCGGGTCAGGGCGGTGTACAACCCGCCCGGCCCGCCGTCGGGGCGTTCGGCGAGGATCGCGGCGGGCTCGATGACGAGCACGGCGTCGAACTCGAGGCCCTTGACGGCCTGCAACCCCAGCAGGTCGATGCCGCCGGAGAGGTGCTCGGTCGCCTCCGCCAGGCCAGCCGCGCGAAGGACATCATGATGCTC
This window contains:
- a CDS encoding Lrp/AsnC family transcriptional regulator, whose protein sequence is MHADEVDRKILACLVEDGRATYDDVGRQVSLSAPAVKRRIDRLRERGVLRGFTALVDPAALGATTEALIELFYAPGIGLGEVRDSLRPIPEIAEAWSVTGDADCIVRVRARDPQDLERIIMELQRESAVIRTRSQIIMSRLIEHRD
- a CDS encoding DUF6421 family protein — protein: MADLRPVIRVLFDEAHQEAWTVRPEVAAKMQPTHPADASYARAADLLRARRADVVVNEDATLEDWMLSEADVVVIAHPSAPKWEATTGVGDPILTRAELDALEAYVNAGGGLIVLGESEQDKYDNNLNELLRRFGVQIEHATVQDYDNNLNASTAWVRAHLGNGRRGADGDLLAGVSGAVFYRAGTLTVTHAGADFQVLARTAPTASAPNAPLALALRHGKGRVAVFADSDLFGDDCIGDLGHATFFTNVVAWAAQHAYATPAAPDRSEAEQDPAWAKLKTATDALRLLQAADGSIDMDKNDRAGVTALVRDMVDGIEGLAPRFPHEADYLRAAVNDLNHWDPATKPDFTAALDAFRPDLHRTDAIEHLVLFPMYLQNGSSRDTRFEAVLIRTPWPEWLADLERDRYDNAKFVPITLTDSTNGYDSECATLFPETVAVAGRPANHFGGIFCDREAERFRRVVSAAADTVGLNLPPDAAALLRSERLSLDTYVLWDLVHDRAHSRGDLPFDPFMIRQRMPYWMYSLEELRCDLTAFGEAVKLESEGMAFARNVQYAVLFDRIFRFPVTGPRVRNYDGLGGQLLFAYLHRHGFVHWTDNRLTVEWDRLAEGVGGLRTEVETLYREGIDRSKLAQWGAAHDLVARYVPAASGSTWTATARTYADVEDPRPYIDDVKPDEFPLSMFYTSLKAKLEPTLVRPPRATVAA
- a CDS encoding SDR family oxidoreductase translates to MTKPLEGRRIAVAGAGGGLGPAVCQALVDAGAWVAAADRSKDHAAPVSEIAHVTHGVDLLTEEGAQGWAQELGEVDGVLHLVGGWRGGDTVEAMDLADLDLLEGLLFHTLVHTTRAFAPLLKAAGTNGRFATVSSNVVARPTAGNAAYAATKAAAEAWTLTLAAELAETGGTANVAVVNAIVTPQMRAENPDKAYKTFTDTDEIAAGLVYLCSDAARKVNGQRLHLHG
- a CDS encoding threonine aldolase family protein; this translates as MRAFASDNYAGAHPEVLAAIAEANADHAVSYGADPWTAKATELIKDQFGPAAQPWIVFNGTAANVLSLGALTRSWECVVTPDTSHLHVDEAAAPERMAQIKLLTLPTQGSGKLHPAQIEPLLARQGDEHAPQVRVISVANTTELGTVYSVEETRQLADVAHANGLFLHVDGSRLANAAVANGASLADLTTNAGVDAVSFGLTKNGALGVEVVVFLKEPGPDGFAWLRKQHAQLSSKMRFMSAQVVALLEDGLWQRSAEHANAMAQLLAQRVATIPGVKVTRPVQANAVFAILPPALADAVRPEFPFYTWDESTGEVRWMCSWDTTEADVSGFATALEQAAAAV